In Streptomyces sp. NBC_01439, the following are encoded in one genomic region:
- a CDS encoding phage tail protein gives MATRNNPYGAFNFLVKLGDTGGEDQIAGGFSDFSGAGNEVKFSEYRNGNDPENHVRKIANTNSTNDVTLKRGIIGDLRLFAWIKATREGEFDPRTVTVTLHDEGRQPVCSWVLRAAQPKKWVGPTLTGKGGGEVAMEELHLVAERIDFLSL, from the coding sequence ATGGCAACGCGCAACAACCCCTACGGGGCCTTCAACTTCCTCGTCAAGCTCGGCGACACCGGCGGCGAGGACCAGATCGCGGGCGGTTTCTCGGACTTCAGCGGAGCCGGCAACGAGGTGAAGTTCTCCGAGTACCGCAACGGCAACGACCCCGAGAACCACGTGCGGAAGATCGCCAACACCAACTCGACGAACGACGTCACCCTCAAGCGGGGCATCATCGGGGATCTGCGCTTGTTCGCCTGGATCAAGGCCACCCGGGAGGGCGAGTTCGACCCGCGCACGGTCACCGTGACCTTGCACGACGAGGGTCGCCAGCCGGTCTGCTCCTGGGTGCTGCGCGCCGCCCAGCCCAAGAAGTGGGTCGGTCCCACCCTCACCGGCAAGGGCGGCGGAGAGGTCGCGATGGAGGAACTCCACCTCGTCGCCGAGCGCATCGACTTCCTGTCGCTGTGA
- a CDS encoding phage tail protein yields the protein MTELVQTFNFRVRIGRSGFPSRTAEPPPVLPLTSGQEGGARREASAAGPGSATGSSGPERIGDGGFQECSGLGLEADLREYLEGGANGEVVRRIGRVKLQPLVLKRGMLIATAGGSTDTSLWDWLHGMVSGRTPAPRYDGDVEVLDPVGQRVVAHWKFSRGLPLKITGPTLNGKTGEIAMEELHIAHEGLRLERTP from the coding sequence ATGACCGAGCTCGTACAGACCTTCAACTTCCGGGTCCGGATCGGACGCAGCGGCTTTCCGAGCCGTACGGCCGAGCCCCCGCCCGTGCTCCCGCTGACCAGTGGGCAGGAGGGCGGCGCCCGCCGCGAGGCGAGCGCCGCCGGCCCGGGAAGCGCGACCGGGAGCAGCGGCCCCGAACGGATCGGCGACGGCGGCTTCCAGGAGTGCTCCGGACTGGGGCTGGAAGCCGATCTCCGCGAATACCTGGAGGGCGGGGCCAACGGAGAGGTGGTGCGCAGGATCGGACGGGTCAAACTCCAGCCCCTGGTGCTCAAACGCGGCATGCTCATCGCCACCGCGGGCGGCAGCACCGACACGAGCCTGTGGGACTGGCTGCACGGCATGGTCAGCGGCCGGACCCCGGCACCCCGGTACGACGGCGATGTCGAGGTGCTCGACCCGGTCGGCCAACGGGTCGTCGCCCACTGGAAGTTCAGCCGCGGCCTGCCCCTGAAGATCACCGGACCCACCCTCAACGGCAAGACCGGGGAGATCGCCATGGAGGAACTGCACATCGCACACGAAGGTCTGCGTCTGGAGCGGACGCCATGA
- a CDS encoding CIS tube protein, producing the protein MTALAHATLQRLKRGPSEGKDAPARVLDDGPAVPVQFNPVSLRISRNNNTDRGGTTTRTQKRQHPAQEGSTLTFDLEFDTAEQRSGGQYVDVRLWTALVRQFVEPPKGKVADPPPVVRFVWGTLRYNGIVTQVNEELDYFAPDGTPLRAKVGVTIVEQNFAYEAHDEGPGTRDTGSATEPGAPRTGAAPGTSGTARPQQVVQAQEGESAQQLLSRLGLDPAAWRGAMSGLDSPLTLAAGASVQLGAEVSAGFSAAAGIRLSAGFAGGVAATSVGGLSAALGMGGGPVDPRSGRPGRGSPRTAGGGAVAAAAASVTGAGERADSGYGVGAEASLAGFALSAGGGIVASADAVLGAAVELATARARQSFEVSDAAPGPYSATAAPARGPRPAGPGPGRTAAAGPAAPPGALRRPDRRSVSYGQGVPLRARADAATLAEVEAGGGRSLADRARHEETPAPDPGAAPWERLPPDPPGRYAADCEQRRRDAGLNTLRWTPRGGPT; encoded by the coding sequence ATGACCGCCCTGGCCCACGCCACCCTGCAACGCCTCAAGCGAGGACCGTCCGAGGGCAAGGACGCGCCCGCCCGGGTGCTCGACGACGGCCCCGCCGTACCCGTGCAGTTCAACCCCGTCTCGCTGCGCATCAGCCGGAACAACAACACCGACCGCGGCGGCACGACCACCCGCACCCAGAAGCGCCAGCATCCCGCCCAAGAGGGCTCGACCCTCACCTTCGACCTGGAATTCGACACCGCGGAGCAGCGCAGCGGCGGACAGTACGTCGACGTCCGGCTCTGGACCGCGCTGGTACGGCAGTTCGTCGAACCGCCCAAGGGGAAGGTCGCGGATCCGCCGCCGGTCGTCCGGTTCGTCTGGGGGACGCTCCGCTACAACGGCATCGTCACCCAGGTCAACGAGGAACTGGACTACTTCGCCCCGGACGGCACCCCGCTACGGGCCAAGGTCGGGGTGACCATCGTCGAGCAGAACTTCGCCTACGAGGCCCATGACGAGGGCCCCGGCACCCGGGACACCGGGTCCGCCACCGAACCGGGCGCCCCGAGGACGGGCGCGGCGCCGGGTACCTCCGGAACGGCACGCCCGCAGCAGGTCGTCCAGGCACAGGAGGGCGAATCCGCCCAGCAGTTGCTGTCCCGGCTCGGCCTCGACCCGGCGGCGTGGCGCGGTGCGATGAGCGGGCTCGACAGTCCGCTGACGCTGGCCGCGGGGGCCTCCGTACAGCTCGGCGCGGAAGTGTCCGCAGGGTTTTCGGCCGCGGCGGGGATCCGGCTGTCGGCCGGGTTCGCCGGCGGCGTCGCGGCGACCTCGGTGGGCGGACTGTCCGCCGCCCTGGGGATGGGCGGCGGACCGGTGGATCCCCGGTCGGGGCGGCCCGGGCGGGGCTCGCCCCGCACGGCGGGCGGCGGAGCGGTCGCGGCTGCGGCCGCGTCCGTCACGGGGGCGGGGGAGAGGGCCGATTCCGGGTACGGCGTCGGGGCGGAGGCGTCCCTCGCGGGTTTCGCGCTCTCCGCCGGAGGGGGAATCGTGGCCTCGGCGGATGCGGTTCTGGGCGCCGCGGTGGAGCTCGCCACCGCCAGGGCGCGGCAGTCGTTCGAGGTCTCCGACGCGGCTCCGGGGCCCTACTCCGCCACCGCGGCTCCCGCCCGGGGCCCCCGTCCGGCCGGGCCCGGCCCGGGCCGGACGGCAGCCGCAGGTCCTGCCGCACCCCCCGGCGCACTTCGCCGCCCGGACCGCCGCTCCGTCAGCTACGGCCAGGGCGTCCCCCTACGGGCGCGCGCCGATGCCGCGACACTCGCCGAGGTCGAGGCCGGCGGTGGACGCAGCCTCGCCGACCGGGCCCGGCACGAGGAGACCCCGGCCCCCGACCCCGGCGCCGCGCCCTGGGAACGACTGCCCCCGGACCCTCCCGGCCGGTACGCCGCCGACTGCGAGCAACGCCGCCGTGACGCAGGCCTGAACACTCTGAGGTGGACACCGCGAGGAGGCCCGACATGA
- a CDS encoding phage late control D family protein translates to MTEPATATASPAFEVEGMLVKDLARDCVRLDIAEGVEGLRTLRAHLLAVGSGAKGPQDRLLHLDGTTVALGSTLKVALGPPSAQRYVFEGVVSALELVLGDGEPPLVLVHAEDALMRLRMTRRQRTYTEVTDAGIAEEVAREHGLSADADAPGPRYDVVQQLNQSDLAFLRERARLVQAELWATGRTLHFRARGSRGADAQTLVYGGRLLSVRFAADLAHQRSEVVVTGYDADRREGIDERAGPEVVEAETAGGRVGARLLARALGPGTSLRVREAALTAEEAEAWARAEMLRRGRRFVTVAGTTNGSPDLVVGSRLTLRSVGAPFEGEGYYVTRIRHSFDLERGFRTRFDAERSCLNGAV, encoded by the coding sequence ATGACTGAGCCGGCGACCGCGACCGCCTCGCCGGCCTTCGAGGTCGAGGGGATGCTCGTCAAGGACCTCGCCCGCGACTGCGTACGCCTTGACATCGCGGAAGGCGTCGAGGGACTGCGGACCCTGCGCGCCCACCTCCTCGCCGTCGGCTCCGGGGCGAAGGGCCCGCAGGATCGGCTGCTGCACCTCGACGGGACCACCGTCGCCCTGGGGAGCACCCTCAAGGTCGCGCTCGGCCCGCCGTCCGCGCAGCGCTACGTCTTCGAGGGCGTCGTCTCCGCACTGGAGCTCGTCCTCGGCGACGGAGAACCACCGCTCGTCCTCGTGCACGCGGAGGACGCTCTCATGCGGCTGCGGATGACCCGTAGGCAGCGTACGTACACCGAGGTCACCGATGCCGGGATCGCCGAGGAGGTGGCCCGCGAGCACGGGCTCAGCGCGGACGCGGACGCCCCCGGCCCCCGCTACGACGTCGTCCAGCAGCTCAACCAGAGCGACCTCGCCTTTCTGCGCGAACGGGCCCGGCTGGTCCAGGCCGAGCTGTGGGCCACCGGCCGCACACTGCACTTCCGGGCCCGCGGCAGCCGCGGCGCCGACGCGCAGACCCTCGTGTACGGAGGCCGGCTGCTCTCCGTCCGGTTCGCAGCCGACCTCGCCCACCAGCGCAGTGAGGTGGTGGTCACCGGCTACGACGCCGACCGGCGCGAGGGCATCGACGAGCGGGCCGGCCCCGAGGTCGTCGAGGCCGAGACGGCGGGCGGCCGGGTCGGCGCGAGACTCCTGGCCCGGGCGCTCGGCCCCGGCACCAGCCTGCGGGTCCGGGAGGCCGCGCTCACCGCGGAGGAGGCGGAGGCGTGGGCGCGCGCCGAAATGCTGCGCCGCGGCCGCCGGTTCGTCACCGTGGCGGGCACCACCAACGGCAGCCCCGATCTCGTCGTCGGCAGCCGACTGACCCTGCGCTCGGTCGGCGCACCCTTCGAGGGAGAGGGCTACTACGTGACCCGGATCAGGCACTCGTTCGACCTGGAGCGCGGCTTCCGTACCCGGTTCGACGCCGAACGCTCCTGCCTGAACGGGGCGGTGTGA